The DNA region CACCTTGGGATTTACCTGTACCAGGTACCAGCCATATTTACAAATACTTCCTGTAGTGCTGTTTCCTTTACGGGTTTTACCAACACCCGCACTTTAAACGTGTCGTATACATTAGATTATTCGATTTCCTTTCAACAGGTTGAACAGGTTCAACGGTTAGCATTTCGTCCACTGGGCTGCTGCAGTACTAGCTACTTTGTACTAACATAGCATCCATATGACTAGAAAGGTTTTGAATACAGGTTTTACTGGTTTGGACATTATACATGAGCTAATGCACCTGAATAACGTGCTTATTCAAGGGCTATAGTTTGAGTCAGGTTCTTGTACCATTAATAACATACTAGTACTAACATACTAACCTAACTCAATATCCAGCATTCTATTATATATGATCATTAAGCGATAGTGGTTGAGAAATACTGTTTAAGTAGATATGCTTATCATTAAATAATCAGACAATTAAATAATTACTGAGAAATTAGCCCAGAAATGAACTAAAGGAATAAAAtggtaatttatttattatgaattGTATGTCCATTGTGAGCCTACTCTTATGGATTATTTGTCTACTGtcaagcaagcaaacaaagaacaaagagatCATGGCTCCCGCTGctatgggaaaaaaaaaatgcagaccCCTCCTAGGTGAGTGCTGtttctacacccccccccccccccccccccttcctatATAAACCTGAGTAAATAgtgccacaaaacaaaacaagaaaataacaaacatctAGCTTAGAATAAGTCAgacactgtaaataaataataaatagctCCTCTTCGCTTTGTTTCATCATCCACCTGTAGAGAACAACTGGTGCTGGGCTGTAATCACACCGGAGAAAGATCACATCTGTAAGCCGACACCTGTGTCCCtgtgagagagctggaggatcAGATCAGATCCTGTTTGTCCTCGAGAAAATAAGACTCTGACCTCCTGACTACTGCAGGTACACACTGGGTGCATAGTTTCAACCCGAGAAATACACAAAAGCctcaaaaatataaatgctTACATGCTGATGCCATTTAATGAATGGAAAGTAAACCTAGTCAGGGATGCCGCTGCGATTATTTTTCTCCATCAATATGCCtattgttttctcaattaatcgtttgTTCAATAATAGatcagaaaaatacaaatgaaaaatgtccatttcaaATCCACAGTTGACTGACACATTATAGTTGGTTActttgtctgatcaacagtGCAGaaccaaaatatattcaatttatacTTCTAATCATCAATTCATTAACTAAGCATGTAAGCTTTAAACCTCTCCAAGATGTCTACGACTCAAGCATGTTCCTATTTTAAAGCTAAGTATATGAAATATTACAATTTCAGCCTGAGATTATTCTATAAATTAATGTCTAAAGCTAAAACTGGGTTTCAAATGTAACTGAAATATAAACTGAAAAAGTAACCTTGATTGTATGTCTGTAGTTGTAGTTCAGCTGAATTAATACCTCCTGTGAAATGCCAACTGTCGGCAGGTTCCTCATTTTGCACTTCAGTACTTTGTGTCAAAGTAATTAACATATTTGACAAGATGCCACAGGTTTTCATataagtgacattttgtttcctcGCCACATTTGGTTTATAAGCAGATGACCGAacaggaaaaataatgaatgcacGGTGGCTggaaactgtgaaaaacagattaacagTCAAGAATAAAACACTCAATCAAGTTGTAgctattgtttattttatcctTCTGTCAGGGCAGACCAAGCAGTGACCCTTCCAACAGACAAAGATAAACTCAACACACAGCCCTGTTTTAAATTAGCCCCCTAGTTCAGTTTCTGCCCCTCTACAGGTGCTGTTGACTAACATGAACAGAGCTCACATCTTCCTCTGGCGTACCGACTTTATAACAGCCTGAATCTGATGAGCCATATATGCACACGATCATACATGTtctttttacagtaaattaagACTTAACTGTTTATTACTCGAGTGTGTCCAGGAGAAGCTAATTAATGTCCTTTCTAGCTGCTTTTAAAATTGCACATATTCCAGTTAAGTAATCGGTTGTATTCATCATTCCAAGAACAATAGAGAAATCACAAGCACAACACTGGAAAAAGATAATAAGTACAAAGTCAATATTTCCAAAGCAAAAGGTGAACAGTTCTGTACCCCGGGGGCTATAGGGGAGCTCCATCTTTTGATTGAGAGAGAAGCTTGAAGTTCGACAGCTATTCCAGGCTAACGTCTTATTACTCCACCTATCCACAGTGCTGCTACATACGTACTTTGGGACACAGGCACTCTAGCATTCAGACACATTACACCTATGCACACAACCGTCACAACTCCAGGAATTGATCAGTAGGCCCATGAGAGGAGGGTTGGATGGATAGCATAAAATGTGAGGAAGGGTAAGGGACAGAGGGTAGTGCAAGGTGAATGGTCTAGCCCTTGACGGGTGAGGGTTTGAAATTCTGCACTTACATTTGGATGATTTTTGCTACCCAAAAAAACCGCTGTGAAAACACGTGCAGTTCAGAACTGTGGGTTgaaagggggtgggggttgtgGCACACAATTCATCTATTAAAACCATGTCCCACAGTGCCATCAGCTGGGGAAGCCCCACCCGCTcgggcagctgctgcagcaaaaaAGCCAGGACACAGAAAGCCAGCGAAGACGCGCCCAAATTCAGTGCTCTCGTTGACAcgcttgttttctctctctctctcacacacacacacacacacacacatttcatagacacaaacacagtcacacctTAAACACAAATGGCTGAAGTTACAAAAGTCTGAAGTACAGATGAAACATAACAGTCACATCTTCATTTACGCCTTTTCTCCGTTCTCAACCTCCATCTCATCGTCGCCGTTCTCCTTGCTCGCACTCTTAACCatctctgcttctttctgtttatggaggagagaaaaacaacttcTCAGTCAGTGTCTTTGACAATCTAAACACATGCTTATCCCACCCTCTTGTGGCTGTTGTACAAAACACAATCCTTCACCTTTGAATCCCTCTCTGCAAATTTCTGGAACATGTTGGCATAGATGCGTTTGTCCTTCTCGTGCTGCTCCTTGATACGCTTCTGACAAAGAGCCACCTGGCAGAATATAATGACGGAGAGGTCAGACAAGCATATTGTCAGATATGACACAGGTACAGCAACAACCAAAAGATACAACACAACGAATGCCTTCAGAGTTTTACTGGACTTTGACCACATATCGCTTTATTCAAAGACCAATTTGATATGAGCTGAAAGATCATTAGAAACAGTTTCAACTTGGGCTTTGTCAGAGTGCATAAAAATGTCCCCACCTATCCTACTTTGTAATTATGATGGCAAAATCTAGGAATATAAGACCCAGGTTGAACGTTGGGGCAATTATTCTTTAAGATAAGTGGCATTATACCTGGCTCTTGGCAGCCTTGTTGGCAGGATACAGTTGAATAACTTGCTGGAAGTCATCTCTTGCCCTGTCAAACTCTTTCATACCGAACAGTGCCTCTCCCCTACGGAACAAAGCCTTCTCATTGGATGCATCCAGCTCCAGAGCCTATAATCACAAACAGTGTATTATGACATGTTTACAGTATTTGACCACATAAATAATCAGgaattacagtgaagcagtgtACCTATATAACAGACATTTGTACAAACTATACTCAACGGAACTAAGAATTAAGGCACTTCTTTAACACCAACAAGTGCTTAATATTGAATGAATGGTTGACAAATCCTTGTCAAAATGTGTGTCCAAACAGATATTAGATACCTTGTCACAGCTTTCTAGGGCTTGGTTTGGCTCCTGTAGTTTAAGGAAGCACATGGCCAAGTTCAAATGCGCAGCCAGCCGCAATGCATTTGCCttcttctcatcctcctctgacAAACCAGATTCATGTTCCAGCCATGACACAATCCTTTTATACTGCACTGATGCCTGCTTGTATTTTCCCTCCTGAAGAATATGAAATCAGTGCAttagaaaatatattatttaagtACGTAGTAGTAATCCGTCGTAAAAATGATCTTTGTAGCTGTAAATACCCCCCCTGCATACCTTAAAATACTGTGTTCCCTTCTCTTTGACAATGATGCtctgttccagcttctctacCGTGTTCATCTCCCACGATTCCTTAgcctaaagaaaacaaaacagacattaatCACATCTTAGAGGGGAAAATGTCGCTTGGATGCACACAACTGACATGTAACTGGCCAACTAAAGCCAAGTTGTGTTTGCAACACAGCGCCAAGATCTGTTTACCTTCTCAAAGGCTGTCAGCTTGATTTTGTATTGCAGTGTCGCTCCGCCAGGAATGTTATACTTTGCATTTCCTGCATTTCCAAAGCCATATCTACAAATCAAAAAGACACTTATTAGCTATCGCAAATGCGGTGTATAAATGTTGTATTACCTGTTGCAGTCAACTTAACGCAGACTATTTTCTACAGTAGACTGGATAATTGTGTagctgaaattatttattttttgtcatgtCAAAGCTTTGAACTCTTTGTTGGCCAAATTTCAGTCTCGTTATCCATTAGTCACAcactaatgtgttttattgtccaATTAAATTCAACACACTTTACTCCATATGGGGTCTGTTACAACACAATGGTATTTGTCTTTGTACATGTGATCATACTTAGGCTTAATATTGAAGAgcgcctcctctccctcctccatagCCATGATAGCTCTCTCCACTCCAGCTGGAAAGCCAAGATTCTCACCATCTCCAATCTCAAACTTCAATTCTCTCTCGTCAAATACACGTCCCTCACAGGTACCCTCCACAGTCACTGAAAGGGATTGAAAAATGCGGGGGTTAGCTTGTGCTATAAACCAGACTGTTGATGTAGCAACAAACTACAAACATACAGAAGATTGACAGCTGTGGGAAAGTGGCAGCTGAAGACAAGTGATGCAATTTCCAAACGTCAAtctaaatattttgttttgttaaggATGCCTGTAAATGAATCACAGCCAAGTTGACTTACA from Enoplosus armatus isolate fEnoArm2 chromosome 6, fEnoArm2.hap1, whole genome shotgun sequence includes:
- the fkbp4 gene encoding peptidyl-prolyl cis-trans isomerase FKBP4 isoform X2 — encoded protein: MTMTAEEQTSEGQHTIPMEGEDITPKKDGGVLKLVKREGTGTELPMTGDKVFVHYVGTLLDGTHFDSSRDRGEKFSFELGKGQVIKAWDIGVATMKVGELCQLICKPEYAYGSAGSPPKIPPNATLVFEVELFEFRGEDITEDEDEGIIRRIITKGQGYSKPNEGAAVEVTVEGTCEGRVFDERELKFEIGDGENLGFPAGVERAIMAMEEGEEALFNIKPKYGFGNAGNAKYNIPGGATLQYKIKLTAFEKAKESWEMNTVEKLEQSIIVKEKGTQYFKEGKYKQASVQYKRIVSWLEHESGLSEEDEKKANALRLAAHLNLAMCFLKLQEPNQALESCDKALELDASNEKALFRRGEALFGMKEFDRARDDFQQVIQLYPANKAAKSQVALCQKRIKEQHEKDKRIYANMFQKFAERDSKVKDCKEAEMVKSASKENGDDEMEVENGEKA
- the fkbp4 gene encoding peptidyl-prolyl cis-trans isomerase FKBP4 isoform X1; the protein is MTMTAEEQTSEGQHTIPMEGEDITPKKDGGVLKLVKREGTGTELPMTGDKVFVHYVGTLLDGTHFDSSRDRGEKFSFELGKGQVIKAWDIGVATMKVGELCQLICKPEYAYGSAGSPPKIPPNATLVFEVELFEFRGEDITEDEDEGIIRRIITKGQGYSKPNEGAAVEVTVEGTCEGRVFDERELKFEIGDGENLGFPAGVERAIMAMEEGEEALFNIKPKYGFGNAGNAKYNIPGGATLQYKIKLTAFEKAKESWEMNTVEKLEQSIIVKEKGTQYFKEGKYKQASVQYKRIVSWLEHESGLSEEDEKKANALRLAAHLNLAMCFLKLQEPNQALESCDKALELDASNEKALFRRGEALFGMKEFDRARDDFQQVIQLYPANKAAKSQVALCQKRIKEQHEKDKRIYANMFQKFAERDSKKEAEMVKSASKENGDDEMEVENGEKA